One window of the Manihot esculenta cultivar AM560-2 chromosome 14, M.esculenta_v8, whole genome shotgun sequence genome contains the following:
- the LOC110631041 gene encoding transcription factor MYB63, with protein sequence MGKGRAPCCDKTQVKKGPWSPAEDLRLVTFIHNHGHENWRALPKQAGLLRCGKSCRLRWINYLRPDVKRGNFTKEEEDTIITLHQTLGNKWSRIASHLPGRTDNEIKNVWNTHLKKKLAFNKDHADSNREKSKASPSSSSQSSSSSSSTIISGGKRNMAIIELDHQPKHGSVSKRPRPLEDLREFKPSNKEAKEVSSPSSSSHNSNVTNYSSQVDVSKADDEQMGSLFNFSSGPYDVPLEEVNKPEIQDINAAVEIPLESDLDFWNMLDGLNTMQTNEEVQLPNVVISQSSSLGVEYDINGEVETRKWLQYLENELGLETTQDENQKNLSEDAAKPFLAPENYQCDEIPMKSKVNSEMGHYHSWPSL encoded by the exons atgggcAAAGGAAGAGCACCCTGCTGTGATAAGACTCAAGTAAAGAAAGGTCCATGGAGTCCTGCAGAGGACCTCAGGCTCGTAACTTTCATTCACAACCATGGACATGAAAACTGGCGAGCTCTTCCTAAACAAGCag GGTTGCTAAGATGCGGGAAAAGTTGTCGTTTGAGATGGATTAATTACCTAAGACCTGACGTAAAGAGAGGGAACTTCACCAAAGAAGAAGAGGACACCATAATAACACTGCACCAAACCTTAGGGAACAA GTGGTCTAGAATCGCATCCCATTTGCCGGGTAGAACAGATAATGAGATCAAGAACGTCTGGAACACTCATTTGAAGAAAAAATTGGCATTTAACAAAGACCATGCAGATTCTAACAGGGAAAAATCAAAGGCATCACCTTCTTCCTCCTCgcagtcttcttcttcttcttccagcACAATCATTTCAGGTGGGAAAAGAAATATGGCAATTATAGAACTTGATCATCAACCGAAGCATGGCTCTGTGAGCAAGAGGCCGCGTCCCTTGGAAGATTTACGGGAATTTAAACCAAGTAataaggaagccaaagaagtgtCAAGTCCCTCTTCTTCTTCCCATAATTCCAACGTCACAAACTATAGTAGTCAAGTTGATGTTTCTAAAGCAGATGATGAACAAATGGGCTCGCTTTTCAACTTTTCATCAGGACCTTATGATGTTCCATTGGAGGAGGTGAACAAACCAGAGATCCAAGATATTAATGCAGCAGTTGAGATTCCTCTGGAGTCAGATTTGGATTTTTGGAACATGCTAGATGGTTTAAATACCATGCAAACTAATGAAGAAGTTCAATTACCCAATGTGGTGATTAGCCAAAGCTCAAGCCTTGGAGTTGAATACGATATTAATGGGGAAGTTGAAACAAGGAAGTGGCTTCAATACTTGGAAAATGAACTTGGCCTGGAGACAACACAGGATGAAAACCAGAAAAATTTATCAGAAGACGCAGCTAAGCCATTTTTAGCCCCTGAAAATTACCAGTGTGATGAGATACCCATGAAGAGTAAAGTGAATTCCGAGATGGGACATTATCATTCGTGGCCTTCTTTGTGA